The nucleotide sequence CTGCTTGAGCACTCAGTTATCTTTGCTTGCTCTGATTCGAGAACAAGAAATGCCGGCAGTTCCTTACTTTTCTCCGCCTCTCCCCTACTCTCCCACTCAAAAGCTCAGGACTCTCCCTCACTCCTGACACTGAGGGCAAAAGTGGGAGGATCGACCGGCTAACTTAAGTCGCTCAAGGGGGGTGCTACAGACACGACAAGGTTGACCGGCACGATTGTAAACCCAGGCTACACCGGCATAGTTTCCGTTGATGCCTTGGACGTTAAGAAAGTTACTGAAGGTTGTGCCACCGGCTGCGATCGATGCTTGCAAAACCTGAATGACAGCATCATGTAAGCGTTCTATCTGTTGCCGGCTCAAATTTGCACATAGAGTTTCTGGGCGGATGCCGGCTTTAAATAAGGCTTCATCGGCATAAATATTACCCACACCGGCAACAATGGACTGATCAAGCAAAGCGGTTTTGATGGGGCGTTGGCGTCGCGCTAGCTTGCTGACAAAATATTCCAAGTCAAACTCAGCAGAAAAGGGTTCGGCACCCAGTAGCTTAAGGCCGGTGATAATTTCTTGGGGATTGGATAGGGGGGGCACCCACCACATTTGGCCAAAGGTACGCTGATCCACAAAGCGCAATTCTCGGTTGCCGGCGAAAAATAGGCGGACGCGGGTGTGTTTTTGTAAAGGGGTGTCTTGATCAAGCCACAATAACTGGCCGGTCATCCGCAGGTGAACACCTAGCCAGCCCGTTCCTTGAG is from Microcoleus sp. FACHB-672 and encodes:
- a CDS encoding DNA-formamidopyrimidine glycosylase, translated to MPELPEVETVRQGLNQLTLGQEILGGDVLLARTIAHPLFVEDFLTGLKGKTLAQWHRRGKYLLAELDDLQGTRGKGQGARGIEQSPSSSLKLSTQHSGLSAQGTGWLGVHLRMTGQLLWLDQDTPLQKHTRVRLFFAGNRELRFVDQRTFGQMWWVPPLSNPQEIITGLKLLGAEPFSAEFDLEYFVSKLARRQRPIKTALLDQSIVAGVGNIYADEALFKAGIRPETLCANLSRQQIERLHDAVIQVLQASIAAGGTTFSNFLNVQGINGNYAGVAWVYNRAGQPCRVCSTPLERLKLAGRSSHFCPQCQE